In Marasmius oreades isolate 03SP1 chromosome 1, whole genome shotgun sequence, one DNA window encodes the following:
- a CDS encoding uncharacterized protein (antiSMASH:Cluster_1.2), which produces MTFIKTLSPLKLSGKTIVIPVVSTANVAQLAADLLIASLGLERVAVFDSRYGIPLVGSSEDGVGITTAFELYGCETSEILVFQQRCPPLRNRKQEFIDEVLAFLRQAGVSGCLFLSGVDSSNRTDNQMFTPIYQLQSPMNKNNNSLLSRLAESPMPTYTSPMLRRPGDSNDGTQIPFIPGGGLTRRFLLSLPREWSIYTAAILMFAMDGDNRADAHLLASAVVTVLGLESNIKEWKEPESWNQGLFGTPHDSTLYG; this is translated from the exons ATGACTTTTATTAAAACGCTTTCGCCATTAAAATTATCAGGGAAGACAATAGTCATT CCTGTTGTGTCCACCGCAAATGTCGCACAGCTAGCTGCCGATCTCCTTATTGCCTCGTTGGGACTTGAGCGCGTCGCCGTTTTCGATTCAAGGTACGGAATACCTCTTGTAGGCTCATCTGAAGACGGCGTAGGAATaactacggctttcgaat TGTACGGTTGCGAAACCTCCGAAATATTGGTTTTTCAACAAAGATGTCCACCTTTGAGG AATCGAAAACAAGAATTCATTGATGAAGTTCTTGCGTTCTTGCGACAAGCAGGAGTTTCTGGGTGCTTATTTCTCTCAGGCGTGGATTCCTCTAATCGGACGGATAATCAGATGTT TACGCCAATATATCAGTTGCAGTCACCCATGAATAAGAACAACAACTCTCTCCTTTCTCGCCTAGCTGAAAGTCCTATGCCCACGTACACGTCTCCAATGTTACGTCGACCAGGAGATTCCAATGATGGTACCCAGATACCGTTTATACCCGGAGGTGGTCTCACACGCCGTTTCCTTTTGTCGCTCCCGAGGGAATGGTCAATTTACACTGCAGCGATTCTCATGTTCGCGATGGACGGTGACAACCGAGCAGATGCACATCTACTAGCTTCTGCAGTTGTAACGGTTCTCGGACTAGAATCGAACATCAAGGAATGGAAAGAACCTGAAAGTTGGAACCAAGGACTGTTTGGAACGCCTCATGATTCCACTCTGTACGGGTAG
- a CDS encoding uncharacterized protein (BUSCO:EOG092608AV; antiSMASH:Cluster_1.2): protein MQEALSKIRAHTSSSLPHQKTPSKLLIAVESTFDEQRTERTSTAYFAALLTTLDATIQKKEISLNEGDVLPAELYLLALVSPFVAVSVIRANLNTILNLTAPLFPSLQCHAPALRSQLSLYQVIFTSIDRSQLEAHGIRQAFATILELCVDPRPKVRKKAAEVVKDVILNPPLPLAKHPYSDRVVEWTISKLSGENKFATSSTKNSYIDTESHIHVLAMLHPILANLPPSAYPTVTKSLLHLPRLGNPYLSQLAYSAMSDVFVLSKDGGTFDTDEDVIAEVLKTILSFPPSKTDTTSSPGWIGVLSAAMSVFREMSPSAFSGRAPTVWKTIWSYLESINGAVREAAMQSISTLCQSVLSMDEGTDGKLTLEGMVAQISKALTSVAYTKAIPHLLSITSSLTLSLPQGKPIKPSHIATIQPLIKQIGELRIEKHFEHKEAADTALSTAMRILGPQLILETLPLNLEPEKRKNGVPRAFLLPLLAQPHPSPLSHFASYFVPLSERMFDLQSKAEAEGRESEAKVWSVLVHQVWNGFPGYCHGSVDIELTFNQQFSQLLSQVLYSQPDLRPAVLKGLQVVVESNVAIGAGKNDVPNPSFSTPGQAAQNIDFLRTQAENWLAVLFNVFSILNRDSRGTMSEAITAWASIADGKALARALRKVLDIFEGELPKLSGKASDDESTALMALDLVLILLPFLSSADSIALFQLCSSKDILTVKSNGVQKRAYKILTKLAEGKKVPIEAEKVLQELESSVDELFSAAKKDRFNLLAAILPYMPPSALHLIPSMIPEAVLGTKETSDKARIAAFDLIIVMGKKMSEGGVVKRDMLDGVEDDIPMEAAATIEEFMKMVAGGLAGSTPHMISATITAISRLVFEFKDDISNDMKKEIFTTLLVFLSSANREIVKSVLGFVKLSIHTFPVDIIQVHLRDLVPALLTWSHDHKNHFKVKVRHIFERLLRRLPWEDVYPHAGNEDGAKVLVNIKKRKERAKRKKANKEEDEDPLSNAGPTTGDAFEDIIYGSESELDDSDDDQAAYRPEARSNKKQAQEVRLRMDDDDPMDLLQGVASRIAKGSSNKRRKPGQEASRFKTDEDTGKMIIDAKASDDDVNGHTLKSKDDVVGSAYRESITSVDGFTRGPNGRVKFNKDTKKRRRENEDAEDDPMEVVENNSKKQKSRQFHTKPGQEYKAKRANGDVKKNGVDPYAYVTLSQAAGKKKGRKHEIGIAGKGSRR, encoded by the exons ATGCAGGAAGCTCTTTCAAAAATCCGGGCCCATACTtcgtcttctcttcctcaccaGAAAACCCCATCCAAACTTCTCATTGCTGTCGAGTCAACCTTTGATGAACAACGAACTGAAAGAACGTCCACAGCATATTTTGCAGCTCTCCTTACGACTCTCGACGCCACAATacagaagaaggaaatatcTTTGAATGAAGGAGACGTTCTTCCCGCAGAACTCTATCTTCTTGCCCTCGTTTCACCGTTTGTCGCGGTCTCAGTCATCCGGGCAAATCTGAACACGATATTGAATCTCACTGCGCctctttttccttccctccaatGTCATGCACCCGCTCTCAGATCACAACTATCACTCTATCAAGTCATTTTTACATCGATTGACCGATCGCAACTAGAGGCTCATGGCATACGACAAGCTTTCGCTACTATCCTTGAATTGTGTGTGGATCCGCGACCAAAAGTCCGCAAGAAGGCCGCAGAAGTTGTGAAGGATGTCATCTTGAATCCACCCCTTCCCCTCGCCAAACACCCTTATTCAGATAGAGTCGTAGAGTGGACAATTTCAAAACTCTCCGGGGAAAACAAGTTTGCTACTTCATCGACAAAGAATTCATACATCGATACTGAATCCCACATACACGTTCTCGCGATGCTTCATCCTATTCTTGCAAATCTTCCCCCGTCT GCTTATCCTACCGTGACGAaatctcttcttcatcttccacgGCTCGGAAACCCTTACCTTTCTCAGTTGGCGTATTCTGCGATGTCGGATGTATTCGTTTTATCTAAAGATGGCGGAACATTCGACACGGATGAGGATGTTATCGCAGAAGTGTTAAAGACCATTCTCTCCTTCCCACCTTCCAAAACGGACACAACTTCAAGTCCTGGATGGATTGGGGTTCTTTCAGCCGCCATGTCCGTATTTAGGGAGATGAGTCCAAGCGCATTCTCGGGTCGCGCTCCTACCGTCTGGAAAACGATATGGTCGTACCTGGAATCAATTAACGGTGCAGTCAGGGAAGCCGCGATGCAGTCTATTAGTACTCTATGTCAATCCGTTCTGTCGATGGACGAAGGGACCGACGGTAAATTAACTCTAGAAGGAATGGTGGCACAGATATCCAAGGCTCTCACTTCCGTCGCTTACACCAAAGCCATCCCGCATCTTCTATCCATAACGTCCTCATTAACTCTGAGTTTACCCCAGGGTAAACCTATAAAACCCTCCCATATTGCTACTATACAACCCCTAATCAAGCAAATTGGTGAGCTTCGTATAGAAAAGCACTTTGAGCACAAAGAGGCTGCGGACACAGCGCTGTCCACCGCAATGCGTATCTTAGGGCCACAGCTCATTCTGGAAACTCTTCCGCTTAACCTAGAGCCTGAAAAACG TAAAAATGGAGTGCCTCGTGCCTTCCTTCTGCCCTTGCTTGCCCAGCCCCATCCTTCGCCGTTATCGCACTTTGCTTCTTATTTCGTGCCTTTGAGCGAGCGCATGTTCGACCTACAAAGTAAGGCGGAGGCGGAAGGTCGAGAGTCCGAAGCGAAAGTGTGGAGTGTCTTGGTTCATCAAGTTTGGAACGGTTTTCCCGGTTATTGTCACGGATCTGTGGATATTGAATTG ACTTTCAACCAGCAGTTCTCTCAGTTATTATCTCAAGTCCTTTACAGCCAACCCGACCTCCGACCCGCAGTTCTCAAGGGATTGCAAGTGGTGGTGGAATCTAACGTGGCTATAGGAGCTGGAAAAAACGACGTCCCGAATCCCTCTTTCAGCACACCTGGACAAGCAGCCCAAAACATCGATTTCCTCCGCACGCAAGCCGAAAATTGGCTGGCAGTTCTTTTCAACGTTTTTAGTATCCTTAACCGGGATTCACGCGGAACGATGAGTGAGGCTATCACAGCCTGGGCATCAATCGCGGATGGGAAG GCGCTGGCGAGAGCTCTACGTAAAGTTCTCGACATTTTCGAAGGCGAACTACCCAAGCTTTCCGGTAAAGCAAGTGATGATGAAAGTACAGCGCTTATGGCTCTCGACCTCGTACTCATTCTCCTTCCTTTTCTATCGAGTGCAGATTCAATTGCCCTCTTCCAACTCTGTTCATCAAAAGATATTCTCACTGTCAAATCCAATGGCGTCCAAAAACGTGCCTACAAAATTCTCACCAAACTCGCGGAAGGAAAGAAGGTTCCCATCGAGGCAGAGAAGgtccttcaagaacttgagTCCTCGGTGGATGAATTGTTCAGTGCTGCAAAGAAG GACCGTTTCAACCTACTGGCTGCAATACTGCCATATATGCCACCGTCAGCCTTACACCTTATACCCTCTATGATACCTGAGGCAGTACTGGGAACGAAGGAGACTTCGGACAAAGCTCGAATCGCCGCGTTTGATTTGATCATTGTAATGGGCAAGAAGATGAGTGAGGGTGGCGTTGTGAAGAGAGATATGCTTGACGGTGTGGAGGATGATATCCCAATGGAAG CGGCTGCAACCATCGAAGAATTTATGAAAATGGTTGCTGGAGGCCTTGCTGGTTCAACACCTCACATGATCAGCGCGACGATTACCGCAATATCCCGCTTAGTTTTTGAGTTCAAAG ATGATATATCGAACGACATGAAGAAGGAGATATTCACTACGCTTCTTGTCTTCCTTTCGTCCGCCAATCGCGAGATTGTCAAGTCGGTCCTTGGATTTGTCAAGCTTTCCATTCATACCTTCCCTGTGGACATTATTCAAGTCCATTTAAGAGACCTGGTTCCCGCTCTGCTTACATGGTCTCACGATCATAAGAATCACTTCAAGGTCAAAGTCCGGCATATCTTCGAAAGACTCCTTCGACGGCTTCCTTGGGAAGATGTTTACCCCCATGCGGGTAATGAAGACGGCGCCAAGGTATTGGTTAACATCAAGAAGCGTAAAGAAAGagcgaagagaaagaaggctaacaaggaagaggatgaagatccT TTATCAAATGCTGGTCCGACAACTGGGGATGCCTTTGAGGATATTATCTACGGCAGTGAAAGCGAGCTTGACGACAGTGATGATGACCAAGCAGCTTATCGTCCGGAAGCTCGTTCGAACAAGAAACAAGCTCAGGAAGTACGTCTTCGTATGGATGACGATGATCCCATGGACTTGTTACAAGGAGTCGCTTCTCGCATTGCTA AAGGTTCCTCAAACAAGAGAAGGAAACCTGGACAAGAAGCGTCGAGATTCAAGACTGATGAGGATACTGGCAAGATGATTATTGACGCAAAAGCTTCTGACGACGACGTGAATGGCCATACGCTGAAGTCGAAGGACGATGTCGTCGGAAGCGCATACCGTGAAAGCATTACGTCTGTGGATGGTTTTACAAGAGGTCCCAACGGGCGTGTCAAATTCAACAAGGATACCAAGAAACGGCGTCGCGAGAATGAAGATGCGGAAGATGACCCGATGGAGGTCGTCGAAAATAATTCAAAGAAACAAAAATCAAGGCAATTCCACACCAAACCCGGACAAGAATACAAGGCTAAG CGCGCTAATGGGGATGTGAAGAAAAATGGTGTTGACCCGTATGCTTATGTGACGCTCTCACAAGCTGCtgggaagaaaaagggtCGAAAACATGAGATAGGTATAGCAGGAAAAGGAAGCAGAAGATAG
- a CDS encoding uncharacterized protein (BUSCO:EOG092649VG; antiSMASH:Cluster_1.2), which produces MLLLAGRRILVCKHALRAYATTSTPRVLIFLEHRQGAIESGSLSALTAAGQLGGTVTGLVVGASSQIPGVVDKLQKFKGLSSLLHSTSDLYAQPIPEAVSPLLEKILSESRYTHVVSAPTSFAKSLLPRVAAKLNVPTVSEITSLEHDSSSNTTTFTRPIYAGNAISTVRLPSSIPIKFFTVRGTSFDPAPSEDSNVVEATAVDPVNVSDLPTRHVETRIAKSDRPDLSIASRVVSGGRPLKNAETFAATLYPLADVLGAAVGASRAAVDAGYADNSLQVGQTGKAVAPELYIALGISGAIQHLAGMKDSKMIVAVNKDPDAPIFQVADAGLVGDLYEVVPELIEKLKQ; this is translated from the exons ATGTTACTCTTAGCGGGTCGTCGCATACTCGTTTGCAAGCATGCACTACGCGCTTATGCGACCACATCTACGCCTCGTGTCCTGATCTTCCTCGAACATAGGCAAGGTGCAATTGAATCCGGTTCTCTTTCAGCATTGACCGCTGCAGGGCAGTTGGGTGGAACTGTTACAGGGCTCGTCGTCGGTGCTTCAAGTCAGATACCTGGTGTTGTTGATAAACTCCAGAA GTTCAAAGGCTTGTCCTCGTTGCTTCATTCAACTTCCGACCTCTACGCCCAGCCGATACCAGAGGCAGTTTCGCCCCTCCTGGAGAAAATTCTCTCAGAATCTCGATATACACACGTTGTTTCCGCCCCAACCTCTTTCGCAAAATCCTTACTTCCTCGTGTAGCTGCTAAGCTCAATGTCCCAACTGTTTCGGAGATTACTTCTCTCGAACATGACTCTTCATCAAATACCACAACCTTCACTCGCCCGATCTATGCTGGTAACGCCATCTCTACCGTACGACTTCCTTCCTCTATCCCTATCAAATTCTTTACCGTTCGCGGCACCTCCTTCGACCCTGCTCCTAGCGAGGACAGTAACGTCGTTGAGGCAACAGCCGTCGATCCTGTAAACGTTTCCGACTTGCCCACTCGGCATGTTGAAACCCGTATCGCAAAGTCCGACCGTCCCGATCTCAGCATCGCCAGTCGCGTCGTTTCTGGTGGTCGGCCCTTGAAAAATGCCGAAACATTCGCGGCTACTTTGTACCCTCTGGCCGATGTCTTGGGTGCTGCAGTGGGTGCGTCTAGGGCTGCGGTAGATGCAGGCTACGCAGACAACTCATTGCAAGTGGGCCAAACTGGTAAAGCCGTAGCACCAGAGCTGTACATCGCCCTCGGTATCTCTGGAGCCATTCAACATCTGGCTGGAATGAAAGATTCAAAGATGATCGTTGCTGTGAACAAA GACCCCGATGCCCCCATCTTCCAAGTTGCGGACGCCGGACTTGTTGGGGATCTCTATGAAGTCGTCCCGGAACTGATTGAGAAATTGAAGCAGTAA